The Opitutales bacterium ASA1 genome window below encodes:
- a CDS encoding TonB-dependent receptor, translated as MPSTASRLGLTNRDLPVSVSVVTQEVMQARGFRTAVEAVEGAVGMAGGTQFGSIPGYSTRGFTGNAVTIMRDGIRQNTASQSSRTVDSFNLARVEVLKGPSSLMFGEGAIGGAVNYISKAPDRAWNGESFSSLGAWDNLRVGLGVGGPVVADKLFFRADLSHTERDGYVERNRERYTGFSGALGWIVSPRLELQLFTTWLEDWNESYYGNPVIYDAVDRFNPTTGAFTRLVARAATATDRLVNPRVDRSARRTNYNILDNYARTENSFHRLRAAYRVNDAWEIRNETYAATQLLKWRNLESNIWNPVTQLVDRSSFLHIYRDDLLVGDRIDFSRTGEIFGRRHRLVLGGLVERNDLTRGGTPAGYATTLSSVSLLDPDVGFGPGDSDLFMKTARIDIQTQALYLEDAIDVTDAVKVIFGLRHDWIDIGRETISTPVAAAASFAKDYSPWTGRAGLVWTIRPQVNLYASFSRAAKPVTQLVSLGTAQADFSLQTGRQWEIGAKGTLADGKIDFTVAVFDIEKNDILTSTLDPDTGLRVSQQIGAQVSQGTEIALAWSPDRNWRIEGNAAWNWTAEFEDFNENFGTGVISRTGNTPSNVPEYILSAYVSRAFGEHWHVGAGPRHVAERAASNANLIWADAYTTLEASVRWHSGPWTATLRGRNLLDEEYEEWAGTLSRRLADPRSVEVSVRYRF; from the coding sequence GTGCCCTCGACCGCTTCGCGGTTGGGTCTCACCAACCGCGACCTCCCCGTGAGCGTGTCCGTCGTCACTCAGGAGGTGATGCAGGCACGCGGCTTCCGCACCGCCGTCGAGGCCGTGGAGGGCGCGGTCGGCATGGCCGGCGGCACACAGTTCGGATCGATCCCCGGGTATTCGACCCGGGGATTCACCGGTAACGCCGTCACGATCATGCGCGACGGCATTCGGCAGAACACCGCGTCGCAGTCGTCGCGGACGGTGGACTCGTTCAACCTCGCACGCGTGGAGGTACTCAAAGGCCCGTCGTCGCTCATGTTCGGCGAAGGCGCGATCGGAGGTGCGGTGAACTACATCTCCAAGGCGCCCGACCGCGCTTGGAACGGCGAGAGCTTCTCGAGCCTGGGCGCTTGGGACAATCTCCGCGTCGGCCTCGGTGTCGGCGGTCCGGTGGTCGCCGACAAGCTCTTCTTCCGCGCCGACCTCAGCCACACCGAGCGCGACGGCTACGTGGAACGCAACCGCGAGCGCTACACCGGTTTCTCCGGCGCACTCGGCTGGATCGTTTCGCCCCGACTCGAATTGCAGTTGTTCACCACGTGGCTCGAGGACTGGAACGAGAGTTACTACGGCAATCCCGTGATCTACGATGCGGTCGATCGTTTCAACCCGACCACGGGCGCGTTCACGCGCCTCGTCGCCCGCGCCGCCACGGCCACGGATCGCCTCGTGAATCCCCGCGTCGACCGCTCCGCCCGCCGCACGAACTACAACATCCTCGACAACTACGCCCGCACGGAGAACTCGTTCCACCGCCTCCGCGCCGCCTACCGCGTGAACGACGCGTGGGAGATCCGCAACGAGACCTACGCGGCCACGCAACTGCTGAAGTGGCGCAACCTCGAGAGCAACATCTGGAATCCCGTGACGCAGCTCGTCGACCGCTCGTCGTTCCTTCACATCTATCGCGACGACCTGCTCGTGGGCGACCGTATCGACTTTTCCAGGACGGGTGAGATCTTCGGACGCCGGCACCGACTCGTGCTCGGCGGCTTGGTGGAGCGCAACGACCTCACGCGCGGCGGCACGCCGGCCGGCTACGCCACCACGTTGTCGAGCGTCTCCCTGCTCGATCCCGACGTCGGCTTCGGTCCGGGCGACTCCGATCTCTTCATGAAGACGGCGCGCATCGACATCCAGACGCAGGCGCTCTATCTCGAAGACGCGATCGACGTGACCGATGCCGTGAAGGTGATCTTTGGACTGCGTCACGACTGGATCGACATCGGGCGCGAGACGATTTCCACGCCCGTCGCCGCCGCAGCCTCTTTCGCGAAGGACTACTCGCCATGGACCGGCCGCGCCGGGCTGGTCTGGACGATCCGGCCGCAAGTGAACCTCTACGCCAGCTTCAGTCGCGCCGCCAAGCCGGTCACGCAACTCGTCAGCCTCGGCACCGCACAGGCCGACTTCAGCCTACAGACCGGCCGTCAATGGGAGATCGGCGCCAAGGGCACGCTCGCCGACGGAAAGATCGACTTCACCGTCGCCGTCTTCGACATCGAGAAAAACGACATCCTCACCTCCACGCTCGACCCCGACACCGGCTTGCGGGTCAGCCAGCAGATCGGCGCGCAAGTGTCGCAGGGAACCGAGATCGCCCTCGCTTGGAGCCCCGATCGAAACTGGCGGATCGAGGGCAACGCGGCGTGGAATTGGACGGCGGAGTTCGAGGACTTCAACGAGAACTTCGGCACCGGCGTGATATCCCGAACGGGCAACACGCCGTCCAACGTTCCCGAATACATCCTCAGCGCCTACGTCAGCCGTGCGTTCGGCGAACACTGGCACGTGGGAGCCGGGCCGCGGCACGTCGCCGAGCGTGCGGCAAGCAACGCCAACCTCATCTGGGCGGACGCCTACACCACACTCGAGGCCTCAGTCCGCTGGCACTCGGGGCCGTGGACCGCGACCCTGCGCGGGCGCAACCTGCTCGACGAGGAGTACGAGGAGTGGGCGGGAACGCTCTCGCGTCGCCTCGCCGATCCGCGCAGCGTGGAGGTGTCGGTGCGCTACCGGTTCTAG
- the gyrB gene encoding DNA topoisomerase (ATP-hydrolyzing) subunit B: MEPQDNPERAESFLKASAEYDASKIQKLEGLEGVRKRPDMYIGDTNERGLHHCVFEVVDNSIDEALAGYCNHITVSVHLDGSCSIEDNGRGIPVDMHPEHKMPALELVLTNLHAGGKFGKGAYQVSGGLHGVGAKCVNAVSEWFEAEVRREGRIHQMRFSRGKTISPLAIVGETRKTGTKISFKPDPEIFTTTTMFQYDLLAKRLRELAFLNPGVRIELVDDRVQKSEQFKFDDGIAEFVRYLNRSKAILHEKVVVISDSIPNEINPGGAPTVIDVAFQYNDSYNEQIYAYANSINNIEGGTHLSGFRTALTRVVNNFAKANNLIKDKDPSITGDDTREGLVAVVSVKVPEPRFEGQTKTKLSNGEVDGMVQKVVGEKLKFFLETNSSLGKRIVDKCLNSARAREAARKARDTVRKGALSGGGLPGKLADCSERDPALTELYIVEGDSAGGSAKQGRDRRFQAILPLRGKLINSEKARIDKVLANEEIRTMITAIGTGIGDHEGDGAFDAAKARYHKIIIMTDADVDGSHIRTLLLTFLYRQMHGLIERGYVYIAQPPLYRIKRKKREQYIDNDEELNRILLELGSEDVTITRLRDGNVFDPQQVDKIVETLAQIERLGGGVTRLGVELAHYLDRHQSDLFLLPKYIARIREGNQESHEFLADDTARSAFHQRENLEVEPGENGEPAAPVRSNRRITIHEIFEGNEISKLLQALARLGLDIKQFAATEAPRYVVTENPGQKNEARVELRSPLDIVAQIRLIGRRGLTIQRYKGLGEMNPKQLFETTMDPEKRRLLRVNIADAAKADEMFTILMGEEVAPRRQFIEDNALNVSYLDV, from the coding sequence ATGGAACCCCAGGATAACCCGGAACGCGCCGAGTCCTTCTTGAAGGCTTCGGCGGAGTACGACGCGTCGAAGATTCAGAAGCTCGAGGGCCTCGAGGGTGTGCGCAAGCGCCCCGACATGTACATCGGCGACACCAACGAGCGCGGCCTCCACCACTGCGTCTTCGAGGTGGTCGACAACTCGATCGACGAAGCCCTCGCCGGCTACTGCAACCACATCACCGTCTCCGTCCACCTCGACGGCTCTTGTTCGATCGAGGACAACGGTCGCGGCATCCCCGTCGACATGCACCCCGAGCACAAGATGCCCGCGCTCGAGCTGGTGCTCACCAACCTCCACGCCGGCGGCAAATTCGGGAAAGGTGCCTACCAGGTATCCGGCGGCCTCCACGGCGTCGGCGCCAAGTGCGTCAATGCGGTCTCCGAATGGTTCGAGGCCGAAGTCCGCCGCGAAGGCCGCATCCATCAGATGCGCTTCTCTCGCGGCAAGACCATCTCGCCGCTCGCGATCGTCGGCGAGACCCGCAAGACCGGCACCAAGATCTCCTTCAAGCCCGACCCCGAGATCTTCACGACCACGACGATGTTTCAGTACGACCTGCTCGCGAAGCGACTGCGCGAGCTGGCGTTCCTCAATCCCGGCGTGCGCATCGAGCTGGTCGACGATCGCGTGCAGAAGAGCGAGCAGTTCAAGTTCGACGACGGCATCGCCGAGTTCGTCCGCTACCTCAATCGCTCCAAGGCCATCCTCCACGAGAAGGTCGTCGTCATCAGCGACTCCATTCCCAACGAGATCAACCCCGGTGGCGCCCCCACCGTCATCGACGTCGCATTCCAGTACAACGACTCCTACAACGAGCAGATCTACGCCTACGCGAACTCGATCAACAACATCGAGGGCGGCACCCATCTCTCCGGCTTCCGCACCGCCCTCACCCGCGTCGTCAACAACTTCGCCAAAGCCAACAACCTCATCAAGGACAAGGACCCCTCGATCACCGGCGACGACACTCGCGAAGGGCTCGTGGCCGTCGTCTCGGTCAAGGTCCCCGAGCCCCGCTTCGAAGGACAGACCAAGACCAAACTCTCCAACGGCGAGGTCGACGGCATGGTCCAGAAGGTCGTCGGCGAGAAGCTCAAGTTCTTCCTCGAAACGAACTCCTCCCTCGGCAAACGCATCGTCGACAAGTGCCTCAACTCGGCCCGCGCCCGCGAGGCTGCCCGCAAGGCCCGCGACACCGTCCGCAAGGGTGCCCTCTCCGGCGGCGGTCTCCCCGGCAAACTCGCCGACTGCTCCGAACGCGACCCCGCCCTGACCGAGCTCTACATCGTCGAGGGCGACTCCGCCGGCGGCTCCGCCAAACAGGGCCGCGATCGCCGCTTCCAAGCCATCCTCCCGCTCCGCGGCAAGCTGATCAACTCCGAGAAGGCGCGCATCGACAAGGTCCTCGCGAACGAGGAAATCCGCACGATGATCACCGCCATCGGCACCGGCATCGGCGATCACGAAGGCGACGGCGCGTTCGACGCCGCCAAGGCCCGCTACCACAAGATCATCATCATGACGGACGCCGACGTCGACGGCTCCCACATCCGCACGCTCCTGCTCACCTTCCTCTACCGGCAGATGCACGGCCTGATCGAGCGCGGCTACGTCTACATCGCTCAGCCGCCCCTCTACCGCATCAAGCGCAAGAAGCGCGAACAGTACATCGACAACGACGAAGAGCTGAACCGCATCCTTCTCGAGCTCGGCTCCGAAGACGTCACCATCACCCGCCTGCGCGACGGCAACGTCTTCGATCCCCAGCAGGTCGACAAGATCGTCGAAACCCTCGCTCAGATCGAACGCCTCGGCGGAGGCGTCACGCGCCTCGGCGTCGAACTCGCCCACTACCTCGACCGCCACCAAAGCGACCTCTTCCTCCTTCCCAAATACATCGCCCGCATCCGCGAAGGAAACCAAGAGTCCCACGAATTCCTCGCCGACGACACCGCCCGCTCCGCCTTCCACCAACGCGAGAACCTCGAGGTCGAACCCGGCGAGAACGGCGAACCTGCCGCTCCCGTCCGTTCCAATCGCCGTATCACCATCCACGAGATCTTCGAAGGCAACGAGATCTCCAAACTCCTCCAGGCACTCGCCCGCCTCGGACTCGACATCAAGCAGTTCGCCGCGACCGAAGCGCCCCGTTACGTCGTGACCGAGAACCCCGGCCAGAAAAACGAGGCCCGTGTCGAACTCCGCTCCCCCCTCGACATCGTCGCACAGATCCGCCTCATCGGCCGCCGCGGCCTCACCATCCAGCGCTACAAGGGTCTCGGCGAAATGAACCCCAAGCAGCTCTTCGAAACCACCATGGATCCGGAGAAGCGCCGCCTCCTCCGCGTCAACATCGCCGATGCCGCCAAAGCCGACGAAATGTTCACGATCCTCATGGGCGAAGAAGTCGCCCCGCGTCGCCAATTCATCGAGGACAACGCCCTCAACGTCTCCTACTTGGATGTCTGA
- the gyrA gene encoding DNA gyrase subunit A produces MSSSEKVAPANITDIMQTAYIDYSMSVIISRALPDARDGLKPVQRRILYAMLREGLLHNRAFDKCAGVVGEVLKNYHPHGDASVYDTLVRLAQNWVVRYPLIDPQGNFGSVDGDPPAAYRYTEARLTAIAEELLRDIDEETVDFVANYKESTTEPSVLPSALPNLLMNGSTGIAVGMATNIPPHNLDEIIDASIAVLDDPDVSVDHLCTIVKGPDFPTGGQVVGLAGIDSYLRTGRGIVRMRGRAHTEEMKNGGEQIVITEIPYNVNRANLVSRIAELVTDKILDGIRDVRDESDENTRIVIELKRGEQGRVVINQLFQKTALESSFGVTLLALDNKRPKQMNIKELLECYVDHRREVLYRRTEYRLRKAEDRAHILEGYKIALDNLDDFVRIIRASANRDEAREKLMARYPLSERQTNAILDLRLYQLTGLEREKIEAEYMELMRLIEELRAILASDQLLRDLVKKELLELKPKYSRPRRCEIVPAEGEFRMEDVIANEGCIITVSHAGMIKRTPDSEYRAQRRGGKGIIGTDTYQEDFVEHLFTASTHDYIIFVTSSGQCLAKKVYDVPEGARTSKGKSVSSFLRLGDGEKIAAMLCVKDFSDDRFLVMATKRGVIKKTPLSDYFGTTRNLEGGLIGINLAEGDAVIGTVVTTGSDEIILVSHQGLAVRFRERDPESGEVLFRATGRATSGVTGMRFKLDDDHLDVIEVVDHTARFLVASEAGLGVRTRFEDYRLINRGGTGVWAIDLPEDNSINLAGALSVKDEDEIMLLTAKGQSVRCPVKDIREVSRGSKGVKLVDLADGDKLLAIARIVEVKDEDGVDTTDTDETAPPTDLPPATDASDTSTEP; encoded by the coding sequence ATGTCCTCCTCCGAGAAAGTCGCACCGGCCAACATCACCGACATCATGCAGACGGCCTACATCGACTATTCGATGTCGGTCATCATCTCGCGCGCCCTCCCCGATGCACGCGACGGCCTCAAGCCCGTCCAGCGCCGCATCCTCTACGCCATGCTGCGCGAAGGTCTCCTCCACAACCGCGCCTTCGACAAGTGCGCCGGCGTCGTCGGTGAAGTCCTCAAGAACTACCACCCGCACGGCGACGCCTCCGTCTACGACACCCTCGTCCGCCTCGCCCAGAACTGGGTCGTCCGCTACCCCCTCATCGACCCCCAAGGCAACTTCGGTTCCGTCGACGGCGATCCCCCGGCCGCCTACCGCTACACCGAAGCCCGCCTCACCGCCATCGCCGAGGAACTCCTTCGCGACATCGACGAGGAGACGGTCGACTTCGTCGCCAACTACAAGGAAAGCACGACCGAGCCCAGCGTCCTGCCGTCCGCCCTGCCCAACCTGTTGATGAACGGCTCGACCGGCATCGCGGTAGGCATGGCCACCAACATCCCGCCCCACAATCTCGACGAGATCATCGACGCGAGCATCGCCGTCCTCGACGACCCGGACGTCTCCGTCGATCACCTCTGCACGATCGTCAAGGGCCCCGACTTCCCCACCGGCGGCCAAGTCGTCGGCCTCGCCGGCATCGACTCCTACCTCCGCACCGGTCGCGGCATCGTCCGCATGCGCGGCCGCGCCCACACCGAGGAGATGAAGAACGGCGGCGAGCAGATCGTCATCACCGAGATCCCCTACAACGTCAATCGGGCCAACCTAGTCTCCCGCATCGCCGAACTCGTCACCGACAAGATCCTCGACGGCATCCGCGACGTCCGCGACGAGTCCGACGAAAACACCCGCATCGTCATCGAGCTCAAGCGCGGCGAACAGGGCCGCGTCGTCATCAACCAACTCTTCCAGAAGACCGCCCTCGAAAGCTCCTTCGGCGTCACCCTGCTCGCGCTCGACAACAAGCGCCCGAAGCAGATGAACATCAAGGAACTGCTCGAGTGCTACGTCGACCACCGCCGCGAGGTCCTGTATCGACGCACCGAATACCGCCTCCGCAAGGCCGAAGACCGCGCCCACATCCTCGAAGGCTACAAGATCGCCCTCGATAATCTCGACGACTTCGTCCGCATCATCCGCGCCTCCGCCAACCGCGACGAAGCCCGTGAGAAGTTGATGGCGCGCTACCCTCTCTCCGAGCGGCAAACCAACGCCATCCTCGACCTCCGCCTCTACCAGCTCACCGGCCTCGAACGCGAAAAGATCGAAGCCGAATACATGGAGCTCATGCGCCTCATCGAGGAGCTGCGCGCCATCCTCGCCAGCGACCAACTCCTGCGCGACCTCGTCAAGAAGGAGCTGCTCGAACTCAAGCCCAAGTACTCCCGCCCGCGCCGCTGCGAGATCGTCCCCGCCGAAGGCGAGTTCCGCATGGAGGACGTCATCGCCAACGAAGGCTGCATCATCACCGTCTCCCACGCCGGCATGATCAAGCGCACGCCCGACTCCGAGTACCGCGCCCAACGCCGCGGCGGCAAGGGCATCATCGGCACCGACACCTACCAGGAGGACTTCGTCGAGCACCTCTTCACCGCCTCCACGCACGACTACATCATCTTCGTGACGAGCAGCGGCCAGTGCCTCGCCAAGAAGGTCTACGACGTCCCCGAAGGCGCACGCACCTCCAAGGGCAAATCCGTATCCAGTTTCCTGAGACTGGGAGACGGCGAGAAGATCGCCGCCATGCTCTGCGTGAAGGACTTCTCCGACGACCGCTTCCTCGTCATGGCCACCAAGCGCGGCGTGATCAAGAAGACCCCCCTTTCCGACTACTTCGGCACGACCCGCAACCTCGAAGGCGGCCTCATCGGCATCAACCTCGCCGAAGGCGACGCCGTCATCGGCACGGTCGTCACTACCGGCAGCGACGAGATCATCCTCGTCTCCCACCAAGGCCTCGCCGTCCGCTTCCGCGAGCGCGACCCCGAGTCCGGTGAAGTGCTCTTCCGCGCCACCGGCCGCGCCACCTCCGGCGTCACCGGCATGCGCTTCAAACTCGACGACGATCACCTCGACGTGATCGAGGTCGTCGACCACACCGCCCGTTTCCTCGTCGCCAGCGAAGCCGGGCTCGGCGTCCGCACGCGCTTCGAAGACTACCGCCTCATCAACCGCGGCGGTACCGGCGTCTGGGCCATCGACCTGCCCGAGGACAACTCCATCAACCTCGCCGGTGCCCTCAGCGTGAAGGACGAAGACGAGATCATGCTCCTCACCGCCAAGGGCCAGAGCGTCCGTTGCCCGGTGAAGGACATCCGCGAAGTCAGCCGCGGCAGCAAGGGCGTGAAACTCGTCGACCTCGCCGACGGCGACAAACTCCTCGCCATCGCCCGCATCGTCGAAGTGAAGGACGAAGACGGCGTGGACACCACCGACACCGACGAGACTGCACCCCCCACCGACCTCCCGCCTGCCACCGACGCCTCCGACACGTCGACGGAGCCCTGA
- a CDS encoding Rrf2 family transcriptional regulator translates to MEGQVVVSVKLSVKVEYGCRVLAQLARLYGSGELAHIEQLAKTEAVPANYLVQILSELRTGGLIVSRRGKQGGYALARAPESISLYEVVTLIDGAFLEIGASVGGYSGRRVHQVWQGLRKTLEDSARSITLDMLVVRSAEEMYYI, encoded by the coding sequence ATGGAGGGCCAAGTTGTTGTCAGCGTGAAACTTTCGGTCAAGGTCGAGTATGGCTGCCGGGTGCTGGCGCAGCTCGCGCGCCTGTATGGTTCGGGCGAGCTGGCGCACATCGAGCAACTCGCGAAAACGGAGGCGGTGCCGGCCAACTATTTGGTGCAGATCTTGAGCGAGTTGCGGACGGGTGGACTGATCGTGAGCCGGCGCGGCAAGCAGGGCGGTTACGCTTTGGCGCGTGCACCGGAATCGATCTCGCTCTACGAGGTGGTGACTTTGATCGACGGGGCATTTCTCGAGATCGGGGCGAGTGTCGGAGGTTATTCCGGGCGCCGTGTTCACCAAGTTTGGCAGGGGTTACGCAAGACTTTGGAGGACAGCGCCCGGTCGATCACGCTGGACATGCTCGTGGTGCGCAGCGCCGAAGAGATGTACTACATCTGA
- a CDS encoding TonB-dependent copper receptor — protein sequence MRLPLSLLLLVPATTVLAQHAPSPTPSNHDSDEPVLLHPVVVTAPRSEHPFVVELDAKAPAQPMPAQDGADFLKAVPGFSVIRKGGTDGDPVFRGMAGSRLVLALDGQCVLGGCGNRMDPPTAYVFPAAYDKVTILKGPQTVLHGPGNSAGVVLFESDRDRLAEAGLSGHLTTTVGSFGRFDLAADATAGTPDFFTRLAATRTEAGDYEDGAGNRVHARHLRWSVNAAAAWTPNEDTRLEISAARSDGEAAYADRMMDGVVFDRENFAIDFRRETISPLVTHTSLEFGYNYVDHVMDNYSLRAFAPSMMMPNPSVSNPDRRTVGGRATVGLALSPGLSGTIGLDLQRNDHAVRGSNNQNAMPYEVRPRVADARFDQLGLYGEWTLALSDASSLVGGMRIDHWAARDRRTNVAVSMMTSMPNPTANATRDDDLLSGFVRFETRLGRTAARLYAGLGHTERFLDYWELIKNESPTSLSAFDTAPEKTTQFDLGVSHRFGSLHVSLSAFANRIDDFALVQSGFAKPSGMMGTRATVVTRTIDAATWGAELSADWTIAEHWRLDTSLAYVRGKNETDDRPLAQIPPLESRLGVTYSQRVWSAGALVRFVGSQDRVAIGQGNIVGQDIGPSDEFAVFSVNASWRVQRALRLTAGVDNLFDELYAEHVSRAGGMLAGYPQTTRVNEPGRTLWARLDVAF from the coding sequence GTGCGCCTCCCTCTCTCGCTGCTCCTGTTGGTCCCCGCGACCACCGTCCTAGCGCAACACGCGCCGTCACCGACACCGTCCAACCACGACTCCGATGAGCCCGTCCTTCTGCATCCGGTCGTGGTCACCGCACCTCGTTCGGAACATCCGTTCGTGGTAGAACTCGACGCCAAGGCCCCCGCCCAGCCCATGCCGGCACAGGACGGGGCCGATTTCCTCAAGGCCGTCCCCGGCTTCTCCGTCATACGCAAGGGCGGCACCGACGGCGACCCCGTCTTTCGCGGCATGGCCGGTTCGCGGCTCGTCCTCGCCCTCGACGGGCAATGCGTCCTCGGCGGCTGCGGCAATCGCATGGATCCGCCCACCGCCTACGTCTTCCCTGCCGCCTACGACAAGGTCACCATTCTGAAGGGCCCCCAGACCGTTCTGCACGGACCCGGCAACTCCGCCGGCGTCGTGCTCTTCGAGTCGGATCGCGATCGCCTCGCCGAAGCCGGTTTGTCCGGCCACCTCACCACGACCGTCGGCAGTTTCGGTCGCTTCGATCTCGCCGCCGATGCGACCGCAGGCACGCCCGACTTCTTCACCCGCCTCGCCGCCACGCGCACCGAGGCCGGCGACTACGAAGACGGTGCCGGCAACCGCGTGCATGCGCGCCACCTGCGTTGGAGCGTCAACGCCGCCGCCGCCTGGACACCGAACGAAGACACACGCCTCGAGATCTCCGCCGCGCGCAGCGACGGCGAGGCCGCCTACGCCGACCGCATGATGGACGGCGTCGTCTTCGACCGCGAAAACTTCGCGATCGATTTCCGCCGCGAAACGATCTCGCCGCTCGTCACGCACACGTCGTTGGAATTCGGATACAACTACGTCGACCACGTGATGGACAACTACTCGCTCCGCGCGTTCGCCCCGTCGATGATGATGCCGAACCCGTCGGTCTCCAATCCCGACCGGCGCACCGTCGGCGGTCGCGCCACCGTCGGCCTCGCGCTCTCGCCCGGCCTGTCGGGCACCATCGGCCTCGACCTTCAGCGCAACGACCATGCCGTGCGTGGCTCGAACAATCAAAACGCCATGCCCTACGAGGTGCGGCCCCGCGTCGCCGATGCGCGCTTCGACCAGCTCGGCCTTTACGGCGAATGGACGCTCGCCCTCTCCGACGCCTCGTCGCTCGTCGGCGGCATGCGCATCGACCACTGGGCCGCTCGCGATCGTCGCACGAACGTAGCCGTGAGCATGATGACCTCCATGCCCAATCCCACCGCAAACGCGACGCGCGACGACGATCTCCTCAGTGGCTTCGTCCGCTTCGAGACGCGATTGGGTCGTACCGCCGCCAGACTGTACGCCGGTCTCGGCCACACCGAGCGCTTTCTCGACTACTGGGAACTGATCAAGAACGAGAGCCCCACGTCGCTCAGTGCCTTCGACACCGCCCCCGAAAAAACGACCCAGTTCGACCTCGGCGTCTCGCACCGATTCGGCTCGCTCCACGTCTCCCTCTCCGCCTTCGCCAACCGCATCGACGACTTCGCGTTGGTCCAGAGCGGGTTCGCCAAACCCTCGGGCATGATGGGCACGCGCGCCACCGTCGTCACGCGCACCATCGACGCCGCCACCTGGGGCGCTGAACTCTCGGCCGACTGGACGATCGCCGAGCACTGGCGGCTCGACACGAGCCTCGCCTACGTGCGCGGTAAAAACGAGACCGACGATCGTCCCCTCGCGCAGATCCCACCGCTCGAGTCGCGCCTCGGCGTCACTTACTCGCAGCGCGTTTGGAGCGCGGGTGCTCTCGTGCGTTTCGTCGGCTCCCAAGATCGTGTCGCCATCGGCCAGGGCAACATCGTGGGACAGGACATCGGTCCCTCCGACGAGTTCGCCGTCTTCTCGGTCAATGCCTCCTGGCGCGTCCAACGCGCACTCCGCCTCACGGCCGGCGTGGACAACCTCTTCGACGAGCTCTACGCCGAACACGTCAGCCGCGCCGGCGGCATGCTCGCGGGCTACCCGCAGACTACGCGCGTGAACGAACCCGGCCGCACCCTCTGGGCGCGCCTCGACGTCGCGTTCTGA